Part of the Amycolatopsis sp. 195334CR genome is shown below.
GGTGCGGTCGCCGGCACGACCTCCTTCTACGGGATCGTGCCCAAGCACCGGATCCTGAGCATCGGCCACACCTGGATCGGCAAGCCCTGGCAGCGCACGGCGTTGAACACCGAGGCCAAACTCCTGTTGCTGCACCACGCTTTCGACGAGCTCGACGCGAACAGGGTGTCGTGGGAGACCGACATCAACAACACCCAGTCGCAGCGCGCGATCGAACGGCTCGGCGCGACCAGGGAGGGCGTGCTGCGCGGGCACCGCGTCCGCAAGGACGGCTCGATCCGGGACACCGTGCTCTACTCCGTCACCAAACCGGAATGGCCATTCGTACGCGATTCCTTGGCCGCTCGGCTGGGCTGAACCGCCGTTCGACCCCGCCCGGCCGCCATTCGTCGGACCAGCCGATCCACCTGCTCGTGTGTAACCTCGAGGCAACCTTTTACTTCGGGTACCAACGTCGCTACGGTGCCCCCCGGGGTAGCCCAGGATTCGCGAATCAGGAGGCAGCGCACCATGACCGAGCAGTCGCCGGCGCTCGACAATCTGCTCACCGAGAGCCGGACCTTTCCTCCCAGTGACGAGTTCGCCGCGCAGGCGAACGCGAACGCGGACCTGTACGCCGAAGCGGACGCCGATCGGGAGGCGTTCTGGGCCAAGCAGGCCGAGCGGCTGCACTGGGAGACCAAGTGGACGCAGGTGCTCGACTGGTCCGACGCGCCGTTCGCCAAGTGGTTCGTCGGCGGCAAGCTGAACGTCGCCTACAACTGCGTGGACCGGCACGTCGACGACGGCCACGGCGACCAGGTCGCCATCCACTGGGTCGGCGAGCCCGGCGACACCAGGGACATCACCTACGCCGAGCTCAAGCGTGAGGTTTCCAAGGCCGCCAACGCCTTCGCCTCGCTCGGGCTGGTCGCGGGCGACCGCGTGGCGATCCAGCTGCAGATGGTGCCCGAAGCGATCTTCTCCATGCTCGCCTGCGCACGCCTCGGCCTGACGCACAGCGTGGTGTTCGGCGGTTTCTCCCCCACCGCGCTGCGGTCCAGGGTGGACGACGCGGCGGCGAAGGTGGTCATCACCTCCGACGGCCAGTTCCGCCGCGGCAAGGCCGCGCCGATGAAGGCCAACGTGGACGAAGCGCTCGAAGGCGCCGAGACGGTGGAAAAGGTCATCGTCGTCAAGCGCACCGGCGACAAGCTCGAGGGCGAAGTGCCGTGGACCGAGGGCCGCGACCTGTGGTGGCACGAACTGGTCGACGGCCAGTCCGACGAGCACACCCCGGAGGCCTTCGACGCCGAGCACCCGCTCTACATCCTCTACACCTCCGGCACCACCGGTAAGCCGAAGGGCATCCTGCACACCTCGGGCGGTTACCTGACCCAGGCCGCGTACACGCACCACAACGTGTTCGACCACAAACCGGGCGAGGACGTCTACTGGTGCACCGCCGACATCGGCTGGGTCACCGGGCACAGCTACATCGTCTACGGGCCGCTGGCGAACCGCGCCACGCAGGTGGTCTACGAGGGCACGCCGAACACCCCGCACGAGGGCAGGCACTGGGAGATCATCCAGCAGTACAAGGTCTCCATCTACTACACCGCGCCCACGCTGATCCGCACGTTCATGAAGTGGGGCAAGGAGATCCCGGAGAAGTACGACCTGTCCTCGCTGCGCGTGCTGGGCAGCGTCGGCGAGCCGATCAACCCCGAGGCGTGGATCTGGTACCGCGACAACATCGGCGCGGGCAAGGCGCCGATCGTGGACACCTGGTGGCAGACCGAGACCGGCGCGATCATGATCTCGCCGCTGCCGGGCGTCACCGCGGCGAAGCCGGGTTCGGCGCAGCGCGCGCTGCCGGGCATCTCCGCGAAGGTGGTCGACGACCAGGCCACCGAGGTCGGGCACGGCGGCGGTGGCTACCTGGTGCTCGACAAGCCGTGGCCGTCGATGCTGCGCGGGATCTGGGGCGACAACGACCGCTACCGCGAGACCTACTGGTCGCGGTTCGCCGACCAGGGCTTCTACTTCGCCGGTGACGGCGCGAAGTACGACGGCGACGGCGACATCTGGCTGCTGGGCCGGGTGGACGACGTGATGAACGTGTCCGGGCACCGGATCTCCACCACCGAGGTGGAGTCGGCGCTGGTGTCGCACCCGACGGTGGCCGAGGCGGCCGTGGTCGGCGCGTCCGACCCGACCACCGGGCAGGGCATCGTCGCCTTTGTCATCCTGCGCGGCAACGTGGCGCAGGACGAGGCGAAGGGCGAGGAGGCGATCACCGCGCTGCGCAACCACGTGGCGAAGGAGATCGGCCCGATCGCCAAGCCGCGTCAGATCATGGTCGTGCCGGAGCTGCCGAAGACCCGCTCGGGCAAGATCATGCGCCGCCTGCTGCGTGACGTGGCCGAGAACCGCCAGGTCGGCGACGTCACCACGCTGGCCGACTCGTCGGTGATGGACCTGATCTCCTCGGGCCTGAACTCCGGCAAGTCCGACGAATGACGCCCGCTTCCGGGTCGTGGGCTAGGCGTCCACGACCCGGAAGACGGTGCAGCGCCCGGCGAGCGCCTCGAACTCGTCCGGGCTGCCGCCGGTGACCACCCCGGCCTTCACCATCATCTCCACGCCGTTGGGCACCTGCTCCGGGAACGCCCGCAGCATCGGCCCCTGCTCCGCCGTCGGCACCTCGATCAGCCGCACCCGCTTCTTGCGACGGCCGTGCGCGAGCACGCCCTCCCCGGCCGCGCGGGCGTTGCGCACCCAGTCCGCGCCGGGAATGCCCGCCAGCACGTAACACGCACCGTCCACTTCGTACGGTGTGACCGGGGTGCTGCGCGGTTGCCCGCTCGTGCGCCCCCGCACGGTCAGTACCCGGATGCCACCAACCCGGATTCCCGTGCCCAGCACGGCTTTCAGCACGCGGTTGAAAGTGCGCAACCCGCGCGGCAGCGCGACTCTGTTCTTCTTGGTCATGTACAACCCCCAGTCCAGCCCATTCCGGGCAGATCCGTCAGAACTTCCCGCAGCCAGGCCAGTTCCGCCTGCCGCATCGCCTGCGCGTACTCGACTTCCAGCAACACCGCCCGCGGCAACCCGCTCGCCAGCGCGTCCCGCAGGCCGTTCGCCCAGAACTCGGTCAGCCCGGCGAGCTCCCGCTCCCGCTTGCGCAGCAGTTCTTCCGCCTCGGCAAGGGAAAGCTGGCCGAGGTGCGCCAGTCCGGCGCCGAACACCGGGTACTCCTCCGCCCGCTCCCCCACGTACTCGCGCAGCAGCGAGAACATCTCCTCGCGGCCTTCGTCGGTGATCGCGTAGACCGTGCGTTCGGGACGCGCTCCTTCGCGTGCGGTACCGGAAACCTCGATCAGGCCGAGCTTCAGCAGCCGCCCGATCGCGTCGTAGAGCGAACCGCCGCGCAGGCGCACCACGTCGGCGATGTGGCGTTCCCTGATCAGCGACTGCATCTCGTACGGGTGCCGCGGCTGCTCGTTGAGCAGGCTCAGCACCGCGAGGTGCAGCGGGGTCCGGCGAGCACGCATCCGGGCTCCAGATAGTCGAAGTCGGCTAGTCGAACTCGACTATAGCGAGGCACGCTACGCTTGCCCACCCCCGGCGTGCGATGATCGAACGCATGTTCTAGGCTGTCGCGCTGGGAGAACCCATCGATTGCGGCAAGGAGACAAGACCTGCGATGACCGTGGATTCCTTGACAGAACCCGAGGCCCCGGCCGCCGCGCCGGCGCCGGTCTCCGAGAACGGCCAGGCGGAAGCTCCCGAGACGACCGAGACGCCCTCGGCCGAGGAGGCCAAGCCCAAGCGCGGCCGGCCGAAGGGCCAGACCACCGCCAAGAAGACCCGCACCGTCGAGCTGACGCTGACCGTCACCGGCACGGCCGACGGCGAATGGCAGGCTGAACTGAAGCACGGCAGCAAGTGGATCGCCCGGGGCATCGAGATCCCGGCGGCCGCCGTCTCCCGTGCGGCCAAGGAGCTGCACGAGGAGCTGTCCGGTCCGATCGACGAGGTCATCAACGCCGCTCGCGAACAGCAGCAGCAGAAGGTGGCCCAGCTCGAAGCTGAGCTCGAAGAGGCCAAGAAGGCCCTCGCGGAACTCGAGCAGTAAACCTGCTCACAACGGAAATCGGGGCTGTCGCGACCAAACGCGGCAGCCCCGATTTCGTTTCGCTCAGGTGCTCAGCGGTGAACGGCCGGGCAGCGGGGACTTGAACTCCAGCCAGTGGCTGTCCTCGACCGCCTCCACCGTGTGCGGCACACCGCGCGGGTGCACCACCGTCTCCCCCGCGGCGAGCCGGACCTCGCGACCGTCGATGGTGCCGCGCAGTTCGCCCGACAGCAGGTAGATGACACTGTCGTGATCGTGCGTGTGCTCCGGTGAGCCGACCCCGGCCGGATACCGGATTTCGTACAGCAGCCCGGAAACCGCGGTCTCGCGGGTGCGGAAGGTACCGGTGCCGCCGAGCAGCGCCAGACCCTCCACAGTGGACAAGGTTTGCCAGTCGCTCATGCCAGCGTCCGCGCCTCGTGCTTGACCGGGAAGTTCACCGACCGCGCGATGAAGCACTTCGAATGCGCGACGGCGTGCAGTTTCTCCGCCGCCGCCACCATTTCCGGCTCGGCCACGGTGACCACCGGCCGCAGCGTCACCTCGCGGAACTGACCGCCGCCGTCGGCCTCCTCGACCATCACGCCGTCCGCTTCGTCGGTGTAGCCGGTGATCACCACCTTCTGCGCCGACGCGAGCGCGAGCACCCACAGCATGTGGCACTCCGACAGCGAGGCGACCAGCAGTTCCTCCGGATTCCAGCGGGTGCGGTCACCGAGGAAGGCCGGATCGGCCGAACCGGCCAGCACCGGCTTGCCCGGGATGTAGATGTCGTGCGCCCGCGAGTAGTCCCGGTAGCGCGCGGTGCCGTTGCCCTCGTTGCCCGTCCAGGTGACGGTCATGGCGTAGCGGTGTTCCTTCATCTGACGCACGTCCTCCAGTTCCGTGGCATGTACTATTCGTATACAGGTCGTATACAAAACCTAGGGGGATGGATGGCCGCCCGGTCCGGCCGCGAGAAGGCCTACGAGTTCCTCAAGGGTGCCGTGCTGCCCGATCCCGCCGCACAGGGCCAGTTCATCAGCGAACAGGACCTGGCGAGCCGGATCGGTGTCTCGCGCACGCCGATCCGGGAGGCGCTGCTCATGCTCGCCGCCGAGGACCTGGTGCAGCTCGTGCCCAACCGCGGTGCCTACATCGCCCCGCTCACCGGCCGCGACCTCGCCGAGCTGATCGAACTGCGCGGCATGATGGAGCGCTTCGCCGCGGAGAAGACCATCGCCGGTGACGGCGCCCCGGTCGACCGGATGCGCGCCACCCTCCGGCAGCAGGCCGAACTGGCGGATCCCAGTCAGGCCAAGGAGTTCATCGAGCTGGACACGGTGTTCCACACGCACCTGATCGAGGCCGCGGGCAACGCCATGCTCAGCAAGGCCTACGCCGGACTGCGTGACCGGCAGCTGCGGGCCGGGCTGGTCGCGTTGTTCGCCTGCCCGAACCGCCAGCACGCCGTCTGCGAGGAGCACCAGGCGATCGTCGACGGCCTGGCGGCGCGGGACCTCGCCGCCACGCACGCCGCCATCGACCACCACCTCGGCACCACCCTCAAACTTCAGTTGACCAGCTGACCGGCGTTGTCGTGGGCCTCGTACTCGGCCGGGTCGGGGTCGCGCCCGATCAGCACGCCGATGATCGTCACGATCGCGGTCACCAGCACGTAGGCGGCGATCGCCAGCCAGGTGCCGAACCCGGCGAACAACGCGGTGAACAGCAGTGGCGCCAGCGCCCCGCCGACCACCCCGGCGAGCGTGTAGCCGAGTGAGCTGCCGGTGTAGCGCAGGCGCGGCGAGAACTGCTCGGTGACCAGCGCGGCCTGCGGGCCGTACAGCAGCGCGTGGATCACCAGCGCGAGCACGATGCCGACCACCACGGCGAGGAACGAGCCGGTGCTGACCATCGGGAAGAAGATGAACGGCCAGATCCCGGCGGCGATCGTGCCCGCCAGGTAGAGCTTGCGCCGGTTGACCCGGTCCGAGAGCGCGCCTGCCGCCGGGATGAGCACCAGCTGGAAGGCCGAGCCGATCATCACCGCGGTCAGCCCTTCGCTGCGCGACATGTCGAGTTCCTGCGTCATGTAGGTCAGCACGAAAACGGTGAACAGCGCGTAGAGCACGTCGGGGCAGACGCGGATCAGCACGGCCGCGACCAGGCCGCGGCGCTCGTCGCGGAACACCTCGGAGATCGGCGCCTCCGGCCGGTCGCCCTTCTCCGCGATCTTCTTGAACACCGGGGTTTCTTCCAGCTTCAGGCGAATCCACAGTCCGAAGAGGACGAGCACGCCGGAGAGCAGGAAGGCGATCCGCCAGCCCCACGAGTTGAACTGGGCTTCGGTGAGCAGGACGGCCAGCAGCGCGAGCACGCCGTTGGCGAGCAGGTTGCCCGCGGGCGGGCCGACCTGGGCGGCCGACGCCCAGAACCCGCGTTTCCGCGGATCCCCGAACTCACTGGAGAGGAGGACCGCACCACCCCACTCGCCGCCGATGCCGACGCCCTGCGCGAACCGGAGCGTGACCAGCAGCACCGCGGCGAGGCCGCCGATGTTCTCGTAGGTCGGCAGCACCCCGATCAGGAAGGTGGCGACGCCGGTCAGGATCAGCGTGAACACCAGCACGCGCTTGCGGCCGATCACGTCGCCGAGCCTGCCGAAGACAAAACCGCCGAGCGGGCGGGCCAGGTAACCGACGGCGTAGGTGGAGAAGGCGGCCATGGTGCCGACGAGCTTGTCGCCCGCCGGGAAGAACAACTCGCCGAAGATGGTCGCCGCGGCGACCGAGTAGGCGGCGAAGTCGTACCACTCCAGCGCGGTCCCGGACAGGCTCGCCGCGAAGGCGCGCCGCAGCGAGCGGCCGTCCACCTGTTCTTGTGCAGTCATCGCTCACATCCCGTTTGGCTATGGTGCCGAGTTGCGGTAATACTGGTTGTATACATCTTGCATGCGCAAGTCCCAATTGAGTTTTCCCTGGTCAGGAGGTCACATGCCGGAGTACCCACGGCTCAGCTTCGCCCTTCCGGACGGCAGCGAAGTGCACACGGACGTGCACACGCTGCTCAACGCGGGTTACGCCGGCCGCAGTCAGGACGACGTCGCCGCGCACGTCGCGGAGCTGGCCGAGCTGGGCGTTCCGGCACCGGCGACCACGCCCGCGCTGTACCCGGTGGCGCCGTACCTGGCCAGCCAGACCGACGAGGTGCCGGTGCAGCACGACCGCACCTCGGGCGAGGCGGAGTGGGCACTGGTGATCACCGGCCCGGCGCCGGAGGACGTGCTGCTGACCGCGGCCTGCGACCACACCGACCGCGCGCTGGAGGTGCACGGGGTGGCGTGGAGCAAGAACGCCGGACCGGACGTGCTCGCGCGGAAGGCGTGGCGGCTCGTCGACGTGGCCGATCGGCTCGACGACCTGGTGCTGCGGGCGTGGGCGGGTGACGTCGAGATCCAGAACGGGAAGCTCGCGGAGTTGCTGACGCCCGCGTACTGGCTGGACGTGCTGCGGGCGCGCGGGTGGTACGAGCCGGGCGTGGTGCTGATCTCGGGCACGATCCCGATGCACCACGGGGTGGACCAGTTCACCTCGTCGTGGCGGGTGGAACTCAGCGACCCGGCGACGGGGAACGTGATCGACCTGGCCTACCGGGTGCGCCCGCTGCCGGAGCCCATCGGCTGATTGCTATGAGTGGGGCATTACTTGCGTTGAATGCAAGTAATGCCCCACTCATAGCATTGGTCAGCCGCGCGGCGGGTACTGCGGCGGCGGGTAGCCCGGCGGTTGCTGCGGCGGTTGCTGCGGCGGGTACGGCTGCTGGTACTGCTGCTGCGGATATCCCTGAGGCGGGTAGCCCGGTTGCTGGCCCTGCGGCGGGTACTGACCCTGCGGCGGGTACCCGGCTTGCTGGGCCTGCGGCGGGTGGACCGGTTGCTGGCCCTGCGGCGGGAATCCCGGCGGCGGGCCCGAGGGCGGCAGCTGCGCCGGCGGCGGGCCCGCGGGCGGGAACTGGCCGGACACCGGTCCGTCGGGGCGCTTCTTCCGGAACTGCGTGTAGGTCCAGAAAGCCCCACCGCCGAGCATCAGCACGCCGCCGCCCAGGAGGAGCCAGCCGGTCCGCGTGTTGCTCGCCTGCTGCTCCTCCATCGAGCGCTCGGTGGACGAGGAACCACCACGCCGAGACGACGAGGTCTCGTGGCAGGTGTCGCCGGCGCTCATCGTCTGGCTGCCGCACTTCACCGTGTCGTCGCTGAGGGTCACGATGCCGCCGATCAGCAGGAAAACTCCCACCACGGTGGTCAGGACGGCATAGATCTTGTCCCGCAAGACTCCCCCTCAGCGACGAGAACGGCCTTCATCTTGGCACGCCTCAGCGCACCCCGGACATCAACTTCCGGATGACCGGCGTGGCCAGCACCAGCAGCACACCGATGCCGATGCAGATCGCGCCCAGCGTGCCGAAGTACGCCCCTTCGTTCTCCGCGCTGTAGAACCGCGCCAGCCAGCCGGACAGCGCCGTGCCCAGCGCCACCGACAGGAAGTTCAGCGCGACCATCTGCGTCGGGAACGCCGCCGGCGCCAGCTTCGTCGACAACGACAGGCCGACCGGCGAGAGGCTCAGCTCGGCCAGCGTCACCACGAAGATGATCCCGACCAGCGCGAGCAGCGGCGTCGACGCCGGACCGCCCCCGGCCAGCGGCAGGAACAGCAGGAACGAAACGCCCGCGATCCCGGTGCCCAGCGCGAACTTGAGCGGTGACGACGGCTGCCGCTCGCCCAGCTTGGTCCAGACCGCCGCGACCACCGGCGCCAGCAGCAGGATGAACACCGGGTTCACCGAGTTCATCCAGGACACCGGCATCTCCCAGCCGAACAGGTTCCGGTTCAGCCGCTCGTCTGTGTACGCCGCGATCACGGTGAACTGCTGCTGGAACAACGCGAAGAAGGCGGCGCTGGCGATGAACATCGGCACGAACGAGACCACCCGCCTGCGCTCCACCGGCGTGGTCTTCTTGCTGGTCAGCAACACCGCGAAGTACGCCACCGAGGCGACGACGATGACCAGGATGGTGCGGTCGGACAGGTTCTCCGCGGTGACGAACCCGGTCAGCACGGCCACCACGATCAACGCGACCGCGGCCACCGCGATCCCCGCGACCAGCGGACGCCGGTTGGCGGGCAACGGGTTCGGCACCTCGCGCCCGCTGTCCGGCAGGTTCTTCCGGCCCAGCGTGTACTGGACCAGTCCGGCCGCCATGCCGATCGCGGCCAGCCCGAAGCCGTAGTGGAAGCCCAGTTCCTCCT
Proteins encoded:
- a CDS encoding GNAT family N-acetyltransferase; this encodes MNDWTRRPTLVGKHVRLEPLTADHAPGLLAAGSDPVVWTWLSGFRPETGTEAEAMVTDILGDPDRLAFAQVDVRTGAVAGTTSFYGIVPKHRILSIGHTWIGKPWQRTALNTEAKLLLLHHAFDELDANRVSWETDINNTQSQRAIERLGATREGVLRGHRVRKDGSIRDTVLYSVTKPEWPFVRDSLAARLG
- a CDS encoding GntR family transcriptional regulator — its product is MAARSGREKAYEFLKGAVLPDPAAQGQFISEQDLASRIGVSRTPIREALLMLAAEDLVQLVPNRGAYIAPLTGRDLAELIELRGMMERFAAEKTIAGDGAPVDRMRATLRQQAELADPSQAKEFIELDTVFHTHLIEAAGNAMLSKAYAGLRDRQLRAGLVALFACPNRQHAVCEEHQAIVDGLAARDLAATHAAIDHHLGTTLKLQLTS
- a CDS encoding OsmC family protein; its protein translation is MKEHRYAMTVTWTGNEGNGTARYRDYSRAHDIYIPGKPVLAGSADPAFLGDRTRWNPEELLVASLSECHMLWVLALASAQKVVITGYTDEADGVMVEEADGGGQFREVTLRPVVTVAEPEMVAAAEKLHAVAHSKCFIARSVNFPVKHEARTLA
- a CDS encoding cupin domain-containing protein, encoding MSDWQTLSTVEGLALLGGTGTFRTRETAVSGLLYEIRYPAGVGSPEHTHDHDSVIYLLSGELRGTIDGREVRLAAGETVVHPRGVPHTVEAVEDSHWLEFKSPLPGRSPLST
- a CDS encoding MFS transporter, yielding MTAQEQVDGRSLRRAFAASLSGTALEWYDFAAYSVAAATIFGELFFPAGDKLVGTMAAFSTYAVGYLARPLGGFVFGRLGDVIGRKRVLVFTLILTGVATFLIGVLPTYENIGGLAAVLLVTLRFAQGVGIGGEWGGAVLLSSEFGDPRKRGFWASAAQVGPPAGNLLANGVLALLAVLLTEAQFNSWGWRIAFLLSGVLVLFGLWIRLKLEETPVFKKIAEKGDRPEAPISEVFRDERRGLVAAVLIRVCPDVLYALFTVFVLTYMTQELDMSRSEGLTAVMIGSAFQLVLIPAAGALSDRVNRRKLYLAGTIAAGIWPFIFFPMVSTGSFLAVVVGIVLALVIHALLYGPQAALVTEQFSPRLRYTGSSLGYTLAGVVGGALAPLLFTALFAGFGTWLAIAAYVLVTAIVTIIGVLIGRDPDPAEYEAHDNAGQLVN
- a CDS encoding DUF2848 domain-containing protein, encoding MPEYPRLSFALPDGSEVHTDVHTLLNAGYAGRSQDDVAAHVAELAELGVPAPATTPALYPVAPYLASQTDEVPVQHDRTSGEAEWALVITGPAPEDVLLTAACDHTDRALEVHGVAWSKNAGPDVLARKAWRLVDVADRLDDLVLRAWAGDVEIQNGKLAELLTPAYWLDVLRARGWYEPGVVLISGTIPMHHGVDQFTSSWRVELSDPATGNVIDLAYRVRPLPEPIG
- a CDS encoding nitroreductase/quinone reductase family protein, translated to MTKKNRVALPRGLRTFNRVLKAVLGTGIRVGGIRVLTVRGRTSGQPRSTPVTPYEVDGACYVLAGIPGADWVRNARAAGEGVLAHGRRKKRVRLIEVPTAEQGPMLRAFPEQVPNGVEMMVKAGVVTGGSPDEFEALAGRCTVFRVVDA
- a CDS encoding peptide MFS transporter: MSTTSTEVGKDKGFFGHPRGLANLFGVEMWERFSFYGMQGILAIYLYYSTTDGGLGLEKPTALGIVGAYGGLVYLSTVVGAWIADRLLGSERTLFYSAVLIMIGHISLALLPGFAGVGVGLVCVALGSGGLKGNATALVGGLYGEHDERRDGGFTLFYMGVNLGGWIGPLLTGLAQEELGFHYGFGLAAIGMAAGLVQYTLGRKNLPDSGREVPNPLPANRRPLVAGIAVAAVALIVVAVLTGFVTAENLSDRTILVIVVASVAYFAVLLTSKKTTPVERRRVVSFVPMFIASAAFFALFQQQFTVIAAYTDERLNRNLFGWEMPVSWMNSVNPVFILLLAPVVAAVWTKLGERQPSSPLKFALGTGIAGVSFLLFLPLAGGGPASTPLLALVGIIFVVTLAELSLSPVGLSLSTKLAPAAFPTQMVALNFLSVALGTALSGWLARFYSAENEGAYFGTLGAICIGIGVLLVLATPVIRKLMSGVR
- the acs gene encoding acetate--CoA ligase; amino-acid sequence: MTEQSPALDNLLTESRTFPPSDEFAAQANANADLYAEADADREAFWAKQAERLHWETKWTQVLDWSDAPFAKWFVGGKLNVAYNCVDRHVDDGHGDQVAIHWVGEPGDTRDITYAELKREVSKAANAFASLGLVAGDRVAIQLQMVPEAIFSMLACARLGLTHSVVFGGFSPTALRSRVDDAAAKVVITSDGQFRRGKAAPMKANVDEALEGAETVEKVIVVKRTGDKLEGEVPWTEGRDLWWHELVDGQSDEHTPEAFDAEHPLYILYTSGTTGKPKGILHTSGGYLTQAAYTHHNVFDHKPGEDVYWCTADIGWVTGHSYIVYGPLANRATQVVYEGTPNTPHEGRHWEIIQQYKVSIYYTAPTLIRTFMKWGKEIPEKYDLSSLRVLGSVGEPINPEAWIWYRDNIGAGKAPIVDTWWQTETGAIMISPLPGVTAAKPGSAQRALPGISAKVVDDQATEVGHGGGGYLVLDKPWPSMLRGIWGDNDRYRETYWSRFADQGFYFAGDGAKYDGDGDIWLLGRVDDVMNVSGHRISTTEVESALVSHPTVAEAAVVGASDPTTGQGIVAFVILRGNVAQDEAKGEEAITALRNHVAKEIGPIAKPRQIMVVPELPKTRSGKIMRRLLRDVAENRQVGDVTTLADSSVMDLISSGLNSGKSDE
- a CDS encoding PadR family transcriptional regulator; this translates as MRARRTPLHLAVLSLLNEQPRHPYEMQSLIRERHIADVVRLRGGSLYDAIGRLLKLGLIEVSGTAREGARPERTVYAITDEGREEMFSLLREYVGERAEEYPVFGAGLAHLGQLSLAEAEELLRKRERELAGLTEFWANGLRDALASGLPRAVLLEVEYAQAMRQAELAWLREVLTDLPGMGWTGGCT
- a CDS encoding DUF6319 family protein codes for the protein MTVDSLTEPEAPAAAPAPVSENGQAEAPETTETPSAEEAKPKRGRPKGQTTAKKTRTVELTLTVTGTADGEWQAELKHGSKWIARGIEIPAAAVSRAAKELHEELSGPIDEVINAAREQQQQKVAQLEAELEEAKKALAELEQ